A window of Acidobacteriota bacterium genomic DNA:
CGGGATCGAGCCCCGCCGCCATCCAGTCCACGACGGTGTCGATCGTGGAGCCGCGGATCCCCGTCGGGTTGAGGTAGCCCGTGGTGAGGGCGTGCCAGTCCACGATCGTGAAGAAGCACTCGAACTCGTCCTGCATCTGGATCCAGTTCGACAGCGCGCCGACGAGGTGGCCGAGGTGGAGCGCGCCGGTGGGGCGATGCCCGGACAGGACGCGCTTGCGGGCGCCCATTCAGGCCTTCCCCGTCTCGTGGAAGACCAGCTTGACGGTCCCCAGGCTGACGGCGTCGCCGTCCTTCACGCGCGTCGGCTTGCCTGTGATCAGCTTGCGGCCGTTGATGAACGTGCCGTTCAGCGCGCCGGGCTCCTCGATGAGGTAGTAGATCCCCCCCTCCAGGTTGAGCCGCGCGTGGCGGCGGGAGACCGAGCGGTTGATGTCGACGTTCGAGAGATCGACCTCGGGCTTGAGTCCTGTCACCGGATCGAATCGCCCCATGACGGCCTTCGTCGCGGCGATCGGGAAGTTCTCCTTCCCGTCCTCGCTGAGGAGGAACGCGTGGCAGCCGTCGACGCCCGGCGGCGGCGCGGCGGGGCGGTGCGGCGCGGGTCCTGCCGCGGCGGGCGGCTCGGGCGGTGCGGCCTCCTCGGCGTGCGTTCCGGCGAACGCGGCGTTGCGCGTCGGCGCGGAGTCGAGAGGAGAGGACGCGGGCGGCACCGCCGGGGGGGGCGCCGTCCGGGTGATCGGCTCGCGCGCCGCCGCGGGCGCGGCGGACGCCGCGGCCGGCGCGCCGAGCAGGGCCTCGTACTTGCGATCGGTCTCCCGGAGCCGGATGGAGAGCTTGCGGAGCATGCGCACCGCGATCTCGACGTTCCCCTTGATCATCCGGTCGAAGAGCGTGCTGTTGATCTCGATCAGCTCGACGTCGTCGATGGCGCGCGCCGATGCCCCGTGCGGGGCGCCGTCGAGGAGCGCCATCTCGCCGAAGAAGTCCCCCTTCTCCATCACCGAGAGCGTCACGCGGCCGCGCGGGGAGTCGCTGAAGACCTCGACCTTTCCGGACTGCACGATGTACATCTCGGTGCCGGGATCCCCCTCTTTGAACACGAGATCTCCCGCGCGCAGCTTGACGATGTAGTCCTTGAACGGATTGGCCATGGGTGAGAGGCGGAGGCGCGTGGACGCCGACCTTCGGCGATGATAAGGCGGCTCTCTCGGAGGTGTCAATCGCCGCGGGTGCCCCGCGAGATCGCCGCCCGCCGCGGCTCAGGGGCGGGGGGCCGGGTCCGGCGCGAGCCTCAGAAGCGCCACTCCCGCCTCGTACCGGACGCGCTGGTCGGCGTCCTGCGCGCGCACGCGATCGAGGACCGCGGCCGCCCCCTCCCCTCCGATCGCCGCGAGCGCCCGGACCGCCTCGCGGCGCACGGACGGCGCGGCATCGCCGGAGACGCGCTCGACGACGCGACTGAACATCTCCGTCCTGTCGCGGAGATCCTGCTTTCCGGCCCGCGCCGCCGTCGCGATCTGGCCGAGGATGCGCACGGCGCTCTCCCGGAAGTCGTCCCGTGGGGACGCGAGGAGCGCCAGCAGCGCCGCGCCGTCCTCCTCCCGCGCGAGATCGTACAGGCTCACCTGCTCGAGCCCCGCCTCGACCAGGATCGGGTTGCGCTCGCGGAGCAGTCCGCGGAGGGCCTCGGCCTGCAGATCGCTCTGCCCCAGCGCGAGGATCTCGACGATGCGGCGAACGGTCTGCGTGAGCGCCTCGGCCCCTTCGCTCGGGATCGCCACCTTGCCCTGATCGGCGTTCAGGATCGAGAAGAGCCGCCCCTCGCCCCCCTCCTCGCCGGGGGCAGTCCCGGGCTCGTCGAACGCGAGGTCTTTGTCCTCGTCGTAGGGGGTCAGGAAGAGCACCGACTCCTCCCCTTTCCTGAAGACCTCGCGGTGGAGCCACGGCTTCGGGTTGGAGTTGTCCTGGAAGTACGGGACGACGGAGAGGAATCGGCCGGGGTAGAATCCCTTGTAGACCTCCAGCACCTCGAGGGTCGGCCTCCGCGTGGAATCGCTCGTCGCGCGCACGCGCGCCACGAGCGTTGCGCGCGCGACCTTCTGGTACAGGGTGAGCGGGCGCACATCCGCCCCGATCCAGCCGCCCGGGACGAGGAGGGCCGCGGTCACGAGGAGCGCCAGGCGGCGAGCGCCCCGCGCGCTCTCACATCGGGCGGAACGAGCGCGCGATATCATCCAGCTCCTTCATCAGAGCCGCTTCCTTCTCCGGGTTGCCGACGTCGGCCTTTCCGGCCCCGGCTCCCCTTCCCTGGGCCCGGAGCATCACGACGTACTGCGTCCCCTTCTGGGGGTCGGTGTAGACGTACCACTTCAACGGCCCCTCGCCGAGACGCGCCGGGACGCGATCCTTCCACCGCGTCGCGACGGACCAGGCGTCGCCGCGGGCGAACGCCCCCTTCTCCGGGGCGGCCCCCTCGAGCTCGATCGTGAAATCCGCCCCCGCGGCGATCTGATCCGAGAGGATCTTGTGGACCTCCTCGGGGCTCGAGGCGGCCTTCGCCTTCTCCTTCGGCCTCCACGACATGAGCACTTCCCGGAGATCGCCGGGGGCGCCCGCGAGGAGGCTGAACCTTCCCTCCGAGGCGTCGCCGTCGACCTCGATCATGCCGAGCGGGCTCCGCGCGCGGGCCTTGGCCGCGAGGGACGAGAACCCCCAGTCCCCGGTGGTCGAATCGGGAATCCTGATCTGGATCCCCGCGTAGCGCTTCAGGTACTCGGAGAGCGAGCCGCTGTACTTCGAGTACTTCGAGAGGTCGAGCTTGACCGGCGGCCCCTTCTCCCTGTGATCCTCTCCGCCGGCCGAGTAGCTCACCTCGGCGGGGGCGACGTCGGCGTCCGAGGGGCGCCCCTTGTAGTTGAGGACGACGAACCCCGTCGTCAGCTCCCGGCGATGCAGGACGGGGACGGTCATCGTGTACGTCGACCCCTGGAGCGACTCGGCGAACCCCTCCGGCCGCGTGAGCAGCTCGTGAATCCCGTC
This region includes:
- a CDS encoding cyclic nucleotide-binding domain-containing protein, with product MANPFKDYIVKLRAGDLVFKEGDPGTEMYIVQSGKVEVFSDSPRGRVTLSVMEKGDFFGEMALLDGAPHGASARAIDDVELIEINSTLFDRMIKGNVEIAVRMLRKLSIRLRETDRKYEALLGAPAAASAAPAAAREPITRTAPPPAVPPASSPLDSAPTRNAAFAGTHAEEAAPPEPPAAAGPAPHRPAAPPPGVDGCHAFLLSEDGKENFPIAATKAVMGRFDPVTGLKPEVDLSNVDINRSVSRRHARLNLEGGIYYLIEEPGALNGTFINGRKLITGKPTRVKDGDAVSLGTVKLVFHETGKA
- a CDS encoding HEAT repeat domain-containing protein, with translation MTAALLVPGGWIGADVRPLTLYQKVARATLVARVRATSDSTRRPTLEVLEVYKGFYPGRFLSVVPYFQDNSNPKPWLHREVFRKGEESVLFLTPYDEDKDLAFDEPGTAPGEEGGEGRLFSILNADQGKVAIPSEGAEALTQTVRRIVEILALGQSDLQAEALRGLLRERNPILVEAGLEQVSLYDLAREEDGAALLALLASPRDDFRESAVRILGQIATAARAGKQDLRDRTEMFSRVVERVSGDAAPSVRREAVRALAAIGGEGAAAVLDRVRAQDADQRVRYEAGVALLRLAPDPAPRP